The proteins below are encoded in one region of Streptomyces sp. NBC_00490:
- the ybaK gene encoding Cys-tRNA(Pro) deacylase translates to MAKKSKKQQQSGGTPATVALTAAGVQYTVHAYDHDPAHPSYGEEAAEAMGVSPERVFKTLVADVDGALTVAVVPVAGQLDLKALATAVGGKRAAMADPALAERTTGYVRGGISPLGQRKKLPTVLDASASAHPTICVSAGRRGLEVELAPESLSALTQAILAPIGRA, encoded by the coding sequence ATGGCGAAGAAGTCGAAGAAACAGCAGCAGTCGGGCGGCACGCCCGCGACGGTGGCGCTGACGGCGGCGGGCGTGCAGTACACGGTTCACGCCTACGACCACGACCCCGCCCACCCCTCCTACGGCGAGGAGGCGGCCGAGGCGATGGGCGTCTCCCCGGAGCGCGTCTTCAAGACCCTGGTGGCCGACGTCGACGGCGCCCTGACGGTGGCCGTGGTCCCGGTCGCCGGCCAGCTGGACCTGAAGGCGCTCGCCACGGCGGTCGGCGGCAAGCGCGCCGCCATGGCCGACCCGGCCCTGGCCGAACGCACCACGGGCTACGTCCGGGGCGGTATCTCCCCGCTGGGCCAGCGCAAGAAGCTCCCGACGGTCCTGGACGCCTCGGCCTCGGCCCACCCCACGATCTGCGTCTCGGCGGGCCGCAGAGGCCTGGAGGTCGAACTCGCCCCCGAGTCCCTCTCCGCACTGACCCAGGCGATCCTGGCCCCCATCGGCCGCGCCTGA
- a CDS encoding histidinol-phosphate transaminase has protein sequence MTGIDDLPVRDELRGKSPYGAPQLDVPVRLNTNENPYPLPEPLVERITERVREAARNLNRYPDRDAVELRTRLAKYLTDTSGHEVGLANVWAANGSNEVIQQLLQTFGGPGRTAIGFEPSYSMHGLISRGTGTGWISGPRNEDFTIDLAAAEKAIAENRPDVVFVTTPNNPTGTAVPAETVLALYEAAQAAKPSLVVVDEAYIEFSHGASLLPLIEGRPNLVVSRTMSKAFGAAGLRLGYLAAHPAVVDAVQLVRLPYHLSSITQATALAALEHTDTLLKYVEQLKAERDRLVAELLAAGYEVTASDANFVQFGRFDDSHTVWQKILDRGVLVRDNGVPGWLRVSAGTPEENDAFLDAVRELKKEQSA, from the coding sequence GTGACCGGCATCGACGATCTCCCCGTACGGGACGAGCTGCGCGGCAAGTCCCCCTACGGCGCGCCCCAGTTGGACGTCCCCGTACGGCTGAACACCAACGAGAACCCCTACCCGCTGCCCGAACCGCTGGTCGAGCGCATCACCGAGCGGGTCCGTGAGGCCGCCCGGAACCTCAACCGCTACCCGGACCGGGACGCCGTGGAACTGCGCACGCGGCTCGCCAAGTACCTGACGGACACGTCCGGTCACGAGGTGGGCCTGGCCAACGTGTGGGCCGCGAACGGCTCCAACGAGGTCATCCAGCAGCTGTTGCAGACCTTCGGCGGGCCGGGCCGCACCGCGATCGGCTTCGAGCCGTCGTACTCGATGCACGGGCTCATCTCGCGCGGCACCGGCACCGGCTGGATCTCCGGTCCGCGCAACGAGGACTTCACGATCGACCTCGCCGCCGCCGAGAAGGCGATCGCCGAGAACCGGCCGGACGTCGTCTTCGTCACCACCCCCAACAACCCCACCGGCACCGCGGTCCCGGCCGAGACGGTCCTCGCCCTGTACGAGGCCGCGCAGGCCGCCAAGCCCTCGCTGGTCGTGGTCGACGAGGCGTACATCGAGTTCAGCCACGGCGCCTCGCTGCTGCCGCTGATCGAAGGCCGGCCGAATCTCGTCGTCTCCCGGACGATGTCGAAGGCCTTCGGCGCGGCCGGCCTGCGCCTCGGCTACCTCGCCGCGCACCCGGCGGTCGTCGACGCCGTACAGCTCGTACGACTGCCCTACCACCTGTCGTCGATCACCCAGGCGACCGCCCTGGCCGCGCTGGAGCACACCGACACGCTGCTGAAGTACGTCGAGCAGCTGAAGGCGGAGCGGGACCGGCTGGTCGCCGAACTGCTGGCGGCCGGATACGAGGTCACGGCGTCGGACGCCAACTTCGTGCAGTTCGGGCGGTTCGACGACTCCCACACCGTGTGGCAGAAGATCCTCGACCGGGGTGTCCTGGTCCGGGACAACGGAGTGCCGGGCTGGCTGCGGGTCAGCGCCGGAACCCCCGAAGAGAACGACGCGTTCCTCGACGCGGTCCGTGAACTGAAGAAGGAGCAGAGCGCATGA
- a CDS encoding ABC transporter ATP-binding protein yields the protein MCAVRGLTKTYPAVRGRRGVPATPEVRATDDVRLDIRRGEIFGLLGPNGAGKSTLVRQLTGLMRPDRGSVEILGHDIVRHPERAARILAYLGQESTALDELTVSLAAETTGRLRGLEARAARAERDAVLDELGLTPLAGRAINKLSGGQRRLACLAAALVGERPLLVLDEPTTAMDPVARRAVWSAVDRRRAERGTTVLLVTHNVIEAETVLDRVAVLDQGRVIACDTPVGLKEQVAGEVRVDLVWREAAPLHVPEVAALQDRAVASGRRWTLRLAPEEARAVVATVTGGAAFAALDDFTLATPSLEDVYLALGGAAQQGLVKA from the coding sequence GTGTGCGCGGTGCGCGGACTGACCAAGACCTATCCGGCGGTACGCGGCCGGCGCGGGGTCCCCGCGACCCCCGAGGTGCGTGCCACCGACGATGTGCGGCTCGACATCCGGCGCGGCGAGATCTTCGGACTCCTCGGGCCGAACGGCGCCGGCAAGTCCACCCTCGTACGGCAGCTCACCGGGCTGATGCGGCCCGACCGGGGCAGCGTCGAGATCCTCGGCCACGACATCGTGCGCCACCCGGAGCGGGCCGCGCGGATCCTCGCCTATCTCGGCCAGGAGTCCACCGCCCTGGACGAACTGACCGTCTCGCTCGCCGCCGAGACCACCGGGCGACTGCGCGGACTAGAGGCACGCGCCGCGCGGGCCGAGCGGGACGCCGTACTCGACGAACTGGGGCTCACCCCGCTCGCCGGACGGGCCATCAACAAGCTCTCCGGCGGTCAGCGGCGGCTGGCGTGCCTGGCCGCCGCGCTGGTCGGGGAGCGGCCGCTGCTGGTGCTCGACGAGCCGACCACCGCGATGGACCCCGTCGCCCGGCGGGCCGTCTGGTCCGCCGTGGACCGGCGGCGGGCCGAGCGCGGGACGACCGTCCTGCTCGTCACCCACAACGTCATCGAGGCCGAGACCGTCCTCGACCGGGTCGCCGTCCTGGACCAGGGCAGGGTGATCGCCTGTGACACCCCCGTCGGGCTCAAGGAGCAGGTCGCCGGGGAGGTCCGGGTCGACCTCGTATGGCGCGAGGCCGCTCCGCTGCACGTCCCCGAGGTCGCCGCGCTCCAGGACCGGGCCGTCGCCTCCGGGCGCCGCTGGACGCTGCGGCTCGCGCCCGAGGAGGCGCGGGCGGTCGTCGCGACGGTGACCGGGGGAGCGGCCTTCGCCGCCCTCGACGACTTCACCCTGGCCACGCCGAGCCTGGAGGACGTCTACCTGGCGCTCGGCGGGGCGGCGCAGCAGGGGCTGGTGAAGGCGTGA
- the priA gene encoding bifunctional 1-(5-phosphoribosyl)-5-((5-phosphoribosylamino)methylideneamino)imidazole-4-carboxamide isomerase/phosphoribosylanthranilate isomerase PriA, translating to MPSNPARLELLPAVDVRDGQAVRLVHGESGTETSYGSPLEAALAWQRAGAEWLHLVDLDAAFGTGDNRDLVRQVTEAMDIKVELSGGIRDDASLAAALATGCTRVNLGTAALETPEWVAKVIAEHGDKIAVGLDVRGTTLKGRGWTRDGGDLYETLERLDKEGCARYVVTDIAKDGTLQGPNLELLRNVCAATDRPVVASGGVSSLDDLRAIAELVPLGVEGSIVGKALYAKAFTLEEALEAVAE from the coding sequence ATGCCTTCGAACCCCGCACGGCTCGAACTCCTGCCCGCCGTCGACGTCCGTGACGGCCAGGCCGTCCGTCTCGTGCACGGCGAGTCCGGCACGGAGACCTCGTACGGCTCCCCGCTGGAGGCCGCCCTCGCCTGGCAGCGGGCGGGCGCCGAGTGGCTGCACCTGGTCGACCTGGACGCCGCGTTCGGCACCGGCGACAACCGGGACCTGGTCCGCCAGGTCACCGAGGCCATGGACATCAAGGTGGAGCTGTCCGGCGGCATCCGCGACGACGCCTCCCTCGCGGCGGCCCTCGCCACCGGCTGCACCCGCGTGAACCTCGGCACCGCCGCGCTGGAGACCCCCGAGTGGGTCGCCAAGGTCATCGCCGAACACGGCGACAAGATCGCCGTCGGCCTGGACGTACGCGGCACCACGCTCAAGGGCCGCGGCTGGACCCGCGACGGCGGCGACCTCTACGAGACGCTGGAGCGCCTCGACAAGGAGGGCTGCGCGCGGTACGTCGTCACGGACATCGCGAAGGACGGCACGCTGCAGGGCCCGAACCTGGAGCTGCTCCGCAACGTCTGCGCGGCCACCGACCGGCCGGTCGTGGCCTCCGGCGGGGTCTCGTCGCTGGACGACCTGCGGGCGATCGCCGAGCTGGTACCCCTCGGTGTCGAGGGCTCCATCGTCGGGAAGGCCCTGTACGCG
- a CDS encoding AAA family ATPase, whose product MTAPLTPPPPPHEQPSHAAWQSPAAGYKAPASHEAAYDGPGMATEVREAVVVALAVALGGVLLGVLWWWLAPHVPLVGDVVDKSWVVYLGDTEGEQAIGVDGTFTLLGLAFGLVSALVVFLVRRRGGVPLVVALGVGGLLGSLLAWRVGIWLGPAQDVIAHAKSVGKGVTFSAPLKLSAKGAWLAWPFGALVVHLGLTALFGPRDPEPYPPQGPYGPHGAPSV is encoded by the coding sequence GTGACCGCACCGTTGACTCCGCCCCCGCCGCCGCACGAACAGCCCTCGCACGCCGCGTGGCAGTCGCCTGCCGCCGGGTACAAGGCTCCCGCGTCCCACGAGGCCGCGTACGACGGTCCCGGCATGGCGACCGAAGTACGCGAGGCCGTCGTCGTCGCCCTCGCCGTGGCGCTCGGCGGGGTGCTGCTCGGGGTGTTGTGGTGGTGGCTGGCGCCGCATGTGCCGCTCGTCGGGGACGTCGTCGACAAGAGCTGGGTCGTCTACCTCGGGGACACCGAGGGGGAGCAGGCGATCGGGGTCGACGGAACGTTCACTCTGCTGGGGCTGGCGTTCGGTCTCGTGAGCGCGCTCGTGGTGTTCCTGGTGCGGCGGCGCGGTGGTGTGCCGCTGGTCGTGGCGCTGGGCGTCGGGGGGCTTCTCGGGTCGCTGCTGGCCTGGCGGGTCGGGATCTGGCTGGGGCCCGCGCAGGATGTGATCGCCCATGCGAAGTCCGTGGGCAAGGGGGTCACGTTCTCGGCGCCGCTGAAGTTGTCGGCCAAGGGGGCGTGGCTGGCGTGGCCGTTCGGGGCGCTGGTGGTGCATCTGGGGCTCACGGCGTTGTTCGGGCCGCGGGATCCTGAGCCGTATCCGCCGCAGGGGCCGTACGGGCCTCATGGGGCGCCGTCGGTGTAG
- a CDS encoding LON peptidase substrate-binding domain-containing protein yields MTTVRLPLFPLNSVLFPGLVLPLNVFEERYRAMMRELLKTPEDESRRFAVVAIRDGLEVAVSSPGMPDPTALPERGPAAGFGTDPLKAFHGTGCVADAATIREREDGTFEVLATGTRRVRLLSVDASGPFLTAELEELPEEPGEGAGALAEGVLRAFRQYQKRLAGARERSLTTGSELPDEPSVVSYLVAAAMMLDTPTRQRLLQAPDSASRLRDELKLLRSETSIIRNLPSLPASDLTRGPTSLN; encoded by the coding sequence GTGACCACCGTCCGTCTTCCCCTCTTCCCTCTGAACTCGGTTCTGTTCCCGGGGCTGGTGCTGCCGCTGAACGTCTTCGAGGAGCGCTATCGCGCCATGATGCGCGAACTGCTCAAAACCCCCGAGGACGAATCGCGCCGCTTCGCCGTCGTGGCGATCCGCGACGGCCTCGAGGTCGCCGTGAGCTCCCCCGGCATGCCCGACCCGACGGCCCTGCCCGAACGCGGGCCCGCGGCGGGCTTCGGCACGGACCCGCTCAAGGCGTTCCACGGCACCGGCTGCGTGGCCGACGCGGCGACGATCCGGGAGCGCGAGGACGGCACGTTCGAAGTGCTGGCGACGGGCACCAGGCGCGTGCGGTTGCTGTCGGTGGACGCCTCGGGTCCGTTCCTGACGGCGGAGCTGGAAGAGCTCCCGGAGGAGCCGGGCGAAGGGGCGGGCGCGCTGGCGGAGGGCGTTCTCAGGGCCTTCCGCCAGTACCAGAAGCGTCTGGCGGGCGCCCGCGAGCGCTCGCTGACGACGGGTTCGGAGCTGCCGGACGAACCCTCGGTGGTGTCCTACCTGGTGGCCGCGGCGATGATGCTGGACACCCCGACCAGGCAGCGCCTGCTCCAGGCTCCCGACTCCGCGTCCCGCCTGCGTGACGAGCTGAAACTCCTTCGCTCGGAGACCTCCATCATCCGTAATCTGCCGTCGTTGCCGGCGTCGGACCTGACGCGCGGTCCGACGAGTCTGAACTGA
- the hisD gene encoding histidinol dehydrogenase, whose amino-acid sequence MISRIDLRGDALPEGPALRDLLPRADFDVSAALEKVRPICEAVHHRGDAALIDFAEKFDGVRLDSVRVPAQAISDALESLDPAVRAALEESIRRARLVHRAQRRSTHTTQVVPGGSVTEKWVPVDRVGLYAPGGRAVYPSSVIMNVVPAQEAGVESLALASPAQADFGGLPHPTILAACALLGVDEVYAAGGATAVAMFAYGTESCAPTTMVTGPGNIWVAAAKRYFTGKIGIDAEAGPTEIAILADDTADPVHVASDLISQAEHDPLAAAVLVTDSVALADAVEKELEPQVAASKHIDDRIVPALKGRQSAIVLVDGIDEGLRVVNAYGAEHLEIQTADATAVAERVRNAGAVFIGPWAPVSLGDYAAGSNHVLPTGGCACHSSGLSVQSFLRGIHIVDYSKEALADVAHHVVTLAEAEDLPAHGAAIKARFGWKVPESK is encoded by the coding sequence GTGATCTCCCGAATCGATCTGCGCGGCGACGCCCTCCCCGAGGGCCCCGCCCTGCGCGACCTGCTGCCCCGAGCCGACTTCGACGTCTCGGCCGCCCTGGAGAAGGTGCGTCCGATCTGCGAGGCCGTGCATCATCGGGGCGACGCGGCGCTGATCGACTTCGCCGAGAAGTTCGACGGCGTGCGGCTGGATTCCGTACGGGTCCCGGCCCAGGCCATCAGCGACGCGCTGGAATCCCTCGACCCGGCCGTGCGCGCGGCCCTCGAGGAGTCCATCCGCCGCGCCCGCCTCGTCCACCGCGCGCAGCGTCGCAGCACCCACACGACCCAGGTCGTGCCCGGCGGTTCCGTCACCGAGAAGTGGGTGCCGGTCGACCGGGTCGGGCTGTACGCGCCCGGCGGACGGGCCGTCTACCCGTCCTCCGTGATCATGAACGTCGTCCCGGCCCAGGAGGCCGGCGTCGAGTCCCTCGCCCTCGCCTCCCCGGCGCAGGCCGACTTCGGCGGCCTCCCGCACCCGACGATCCTCGCCGCGTGCGCGCTGCTCGGCGTCGACGAGGTGTACGCCGCCGGTGGCGCGACCGCCGTCGCGATGTTCGCCTACGGCACCGAGTCCTGCGCGCCCACCACCATGGTCACCGGCCCCGGCAACATCTGGGTGGCCGCGGCCAAGCGCTACTTCACCGGCAAGATCGGCATCGACGCCGAGGCGGGCCCGACCGAGATCGCGATCCTCGCGGACGACACCGCCGACCCGGTGCACGTCGCCTCCGACCTGATCAGCCAGGCCGAGCACGACCCGCTCGCGGCGGCCGTCCTGGTCACCGACTCCGTCGCGCTCGCGGACGCGGTCGAGAAGGAACTGGAGCCGCAGGTCGCGGCCAGCAAGCACATCGACGACCGGATCGTCCCCGCCCTCAAGGGCCGGCAGTCCGCGATCGTCCTCGTCGACGGCATCGACGAGGGACTGCGGGTCGTCAACGCCTACGGCGCCGAGCACCTGGAGATCCAGACCGCCGACGCCACCGCGGTCGCCGAGCGGGTCCGCAACGCCGGCGCGGTCTTCATCGGCCCCTGGGCTCCCGTGTCCCTCGGCGACTACGCCGCCGGGTCCAACCACGTCCTGCCCACCGGCGGCTGCGCCTGCCACTCCTCCGGGCTGTCGGTGCAGTCCTTCCTCCGGGGCATCCACATCGTCGACTACTCGAAGGAAGCGCTGGCCGACGTGGCGCATCACGTGGTGACGCTGGCGGAGGCGGAAGACCTGCCGGCCCACGGGGCGGCGATCAAGGCGCGGTTCGGATGGAAGGTTCCCGAGAGCAAGTGA
- a CDS encoding ABC transporter permease, giving the protein MSVVPAEVLPGSARAVEETVRGAAELGPRARLWPSLAAVYRAQLSRARVARIPLLFVATFQSVGIMVLMRGVVDGGAEAQAVVAGSSVLVVAFVALNLLAQYFGQLRASGGLDHYATLPVPPAAVVLGAAGAYASFTVPGTVVTAVFGCVLFGLPLAHLWVLVAVIPLAGAALAGLGAAFGLLAPRPELATVLGQLGMSAALLLGVLPADRMPEAVRLLRDLLPSTYGVEAFARTFGPHPDWAFVLGDLAVCGLVGVVSLAVATWAYRRAAVR; this is encoded by the coding sequence GTGAGTGTCGTACCCGCCGAGGTTCTGCCGGGCAGCGCCCGGGCCGTCGAGGAGACGGTCCGCGGCGCGGCCGAGCTCGGGCCGCGTGCGCGGCTGTGGCCGTCGCTCGCGGCCGTGTACCGGGCGCAGCTGTCCCGTGCGCGGGTGGCGCGCATCCCGCTGCTGTTCGTGGCCACCTTCCAGTCGGTCGGGATCATGGTCCTCATGCGGGGGGTCGTGGACGGCGGGGCCGAGGCGCAGGCCGTGGTCGCGGGATCGTCGGTGCTCGTCGTGGCCTTCGTCGCGCTGAACCTGCTCGCGCAGTACTTCGGACAGCTGCGGGCCAGCGGCGGACTCGACCACTACGCCACGCTGCCGGTGCCGCCGGCCGCCGTGGTGCTCGGGGCCGCTGGGGCGTACGCCTCCTTCACCGTGCCGGGGACCGTGGTGACCGCGGTGTTCGGGTGCGTGCTGTTCGGGCTGCCGCTGGCGCATCTGTGGGTGCTCGTCGCCGTGATCCCACTGGCGGGAGCGGCCCTCGCCGGGCTCGGGGCGGCCTTCGGGCTGCTCGCGCCGAGGCCGGAACTGGCCACGGTGCTCGGGCAGTTGGGGATGTCCGCGGCGCTGCTGCTCGGCGTGCTGCCGGCCGACCGGATGCCGGAGGCGGTGCGGCTCCTGCGGGATCTGCTGCCGTCGACCTACGGCGTGGAGGCGTTCGCGCGGACGTTCGGACCGCATCCCGACTGGGCGTTCGTGCTCGGTGACCTCGCCGTGTGCGGGCTCGTGGGGGTCGTGTCGCTGGCCGTCGCCACCTGGGCGTACCGTCGGGCGGCCGTCCGGTGA
- the hisB gene encoding imidazoleglycerol-phosphate dehydratase HisB: protein MSRVGRVERVTKETSVLVEIDLDGSGKVDVSTGVGFYDHMLDQLGRHGLFDLTVKTEGDLHIDSHHTIEDSALALGAAFKQALGDKVGIYRFGNCTVPLDESLAQVTVDLSGRPYLVHTEPEKMAPMIGEYDTTMTRHILESFVAQAQIALHVHVPYGRNAHHIVECQFKALARALRYACERDPRAAGILPSTKGAL, encoded by the coding sequence ATGAGCCGCGTAGGCCGCGTAGAGCGGGTGACCAAGGAGACCTCGGTCCTCGTCGAGATCGACCTCGACGGGTCCGGCAAGGTCGATGTGTCGACAGGTGTCGGCTTCTACGACCACATGCTCGACCAGCTCGGCCGCCACGGTCTGTTCGACCTGACCGTGAAGACCGAGGGCGATCTGCACATCGACTCGCACCACACCATCGAGGACAGCGCCCTCGCCCTCGGCGCCGCCTTCAAGCAGGCGCTCGGCGACAAGGTCGGCATCTACCGCTTCGGCAACTGCACGGTCCCGCTGGACGAGTCCCTCGCCCAGGTCACCGTCGACCTGTCCGGCCGCCCCTACCTCGTGCACACCGAGCCCGAGAAGATGGCGCCGATGATCGGCGAGTACGACACCACGATGACCCGGCACATCCTGGAGTCCTTCGTCGCCCAGGCCCAGATCGCGCTGCACGTGCACGTGCCGTACGGTCGCAACGCGCACCACATCGTGGAGTGCCAGTTCAAGGCGCTGGCCCGGGCCCTGCGCTACGCCTGCGAGCGTGACCCGCGCGCGGCCGGCATCCTCCCGTCCACGAAGGGCGCGCTGTGA
- a CDS encoding oxidoreductase — MTDGAGTRDGDLPDDLTAAEAGMWQAFRNGSVYDLSSGDSVVDDPHGGHPWGPERTVRARIVCWLLLDGPPALAGRVSSLKLSGVQISGTLELAGGIVVPYVEMRGCRFERDVLMPEARFTTMRMVDCSVPRLEAARIHTEGDLHLPRCRFHNGVRLTDAHIGTDLLLNQAIVYRDRSGRSIAADGMTVGQDLQAELLESHGELSLRSAQIGVSLSLRGAKLTNPYTRLALNAPQLTVERSMYLTPAGIGNALLSGATPARGTRIQRFTCEGGLRLDDGRFGDALDFERARFTLTDDQEVSLRRIQTPELRFLGEHPARGTVVLSGARVVNLMDRTDSWPGPGRLHMGGFSYENLVPRGPFPLAERLEWVTAATAEYNPEPYERLATVLRSGGEDEDAREVLLAKQRRRRETLPPAAKLWGYAQDWTVAYGYRPGRALVWMAVLWAAASLAFAHANHPPIKSGEAPYWNPALFALDLLLPVIDLGQVGFWQLRGGWQWLAAVMILLGWILATTVAAGATRLLRRS; from the coding sequence GTGACCGACGGGGCCGGCACCCGGGACGGGGACCTGCCGGACGATCTGACCGCCGCCGAGGCCGGGATGTGGCAGGCCTTCCGCAACGGCAGCGTGTACGACCTGAGCAGCGGCGACTCGGTCGTCGACGATCCGCACGGCGGGCATCCGTGGGGACCCGAGCGGACCGTGCGGGCCCGGATCGTGTGCTGGCTGCTCCTGGACGGGCCGCCCGCGCTCGCGGGCCGGGTGTCGTCGCTGAAGCTCAGCGGGGTGCAGATCAGCGGCACGCTGGAGCTGGCCGGCGGCATCGTGGTGCCGTACGTGGAGATGCGGGGCTGCCGTTTCGAGCGGGACGTCCTGATGCCGGAGGCCCGCTTCACGACCATGCGGATGGTGGACTGCTCGGTGCCGCGCCTGGAGGCCGCCCGCATCCACACCGAGGGCGACCTGCACCTCCCCCGCTGCCGCTTCCACAACGGCGTACGGCTGACCGACGCCCACATCGGCACCGACCTGCTGCTCAACCAGGCGATCGTCTACCGGGACCGCAGCGGCCGCTCGATCGCCGCCGACGGCATGACCGTCGGGCAGGATCTCCAGGCCGAGCTCCTCGAGTCGCACGGCGAGCTGAGCCTGCGCAGCGCCCAGATCGGCGTCTCGCTGAGCCTGCGCGGCGCGAAGCTGACCAACCCGTACACGCGGCTCGCGCTGAACGCACCGCAGCTGACCGTCGAGCGCTCGATGTACCTGACCCCGGCGGGCATCGGCAACGCGCTGCTGAGCGGGGCGACCCCGGCGCGCGGGACGCGTATCCAGCGGTTCACGTGCGAGGGCGGACTGCGCCTGGACGACGGGCGGTTCGGGGACGCCCTCGACTTCGAGCGGGCGCGGTTCACGCTCACCGACGACCAGGAGGTGTCGCTGCGCCGCATCCAGACGCCCGAGCTGCGCTTCCTCGGGGAGCATCCGGCGCGCGGCACGGTCGTGCTGTCGGGGGCGCGGGTGGTGAACCTGATGGACCGCACGGACAGCTGGCCGGGCCCCGGGCGGCTGCACATGGGCGGCTTCAGCTACGAGAACCTGGTGCCGAGGGGCCCGTTCCCGCTCGCCGAGCGGCTGGAGTGGGTGACCGCGGCGACCGCCGAGTACAACCCGGAGCCGTACGAACGGCTGGCGACGGTGCTGCGGTCGGGCGGCGAGGACGAGGACGCGCGCGAGGTGCTGCTCGCCAAGCAGCGCCGGCGCCGCGAGACGCTGCCGCCCGCCGCCAAGCTGTGGGGGTACGCGCAGGACTGGACGGTCGCCTACGGGTACCGGCCGGGGCGGGCCCTGGTGTGGATGGCGGTGCTGTGGGCGGCGGCCTCGCTGGCCTTCGCGCACGCGAACCATCCGCCGATCAAGAGCGGCGAGGCGCCGTACTGGAACCCGGCCCTGTTCGCCCTCGACCTGCTTCTGCCGGTCATCGACCTGGGCCAGGTCGGGTTCTGGCAACTCAGGGGCGGCTGGCAGTGGCTGGCCGCGGTGATGATCCTGCTGGGCTGGATCCTGGCGACGACGGTGGCGGCCGGGGCGACGAGGCTGCTGCGGCGGAGCTAG
- the hisH gene encoding imidazole glycerol phosphate synthase subunit HisH, which translates to MELSASAKKVVVFDYGFGNVRSAERALARTGAEVEITRDYDKAMNADGLLVPGVGAFASCMKGLKEARGDWIIDRRLSGGRPVMGICVGMQILFARGIEHGVETEGVDEWPGSVEPLQADIVPHMGWNTVDAPAGSQLFAGLDADARFYFVHSYAVHDWTLETSNPAMRAPLVTWSTHGKPFVAAVENGALWATQFHPEKSGDAGAQLLNNWIGTL; encoded by the coding sequence GTGGAGTTGAGCGCGTCCGCCAAGAAGGTAGTCGTCTTCGACTACGGCTTCGGCAACGTCCGTTCCGCCGAACGGGCCCTCGCCCGCACCGGGGCCGAGGTCGAGATAACGCGTGACTACGACAAGGCCATGAACGCCGACGGCCTGCTGGTGCCCGGCGTCGGCGCCTTCGCCAGCTGCATGAAGGGCCTCAAGGAGGCCCGCGGCGACTGGATCATCGACCGCCGGCTCTCCGGCGGGCGCCCGGTCATGGGCATCTGCGTCGGCATGCAGATCCTCTTCGCGCGCGGCATCGAACACGGCGTGGAGACCGAGGGCGTCGACGAGTGGCCCGGCTCGGTCGAGCCGCTCCAGGCCGACATCGTGCCCCACATGGGCTGGAACACCGTGGACGCGCCGGCCGGCTCCCAGCTGTTCGCCGGCCTGGACGCGGACGCCCGCTTCTACTTCGTGCACTCCTACGCCGTCCACGACTGGACCCTGGAGACCTCGAACCCGGCGATGCGGGCACCGCTCGTGACCTGGTCCACGCACGGCAAGCCCTTCGTGGCCGCCGTGGAGAACGGCGCCCTGTGGGCCACGCAGTTCCACCCCGAGAAGTCCGGCGACGCCGGTGCGCAGCTGCTGAACAACTGGATCGGAACCCTCTGA